A window of Bacillus sp. SM2101 contains these coding sequences:
- a CDS encoding zinc ABC transporter substrate-binding protein, with protein MKKKLMLLLTSLLTVIILATGCSDDTSQTNKSDSLITVTTTIGQIADIVENVGGEYVEVTPLMGPGIDPHLFQASQGDIKKLSEADIIFYNGLHLEGKMNEIFEKMRAEKPTYAVSETVPEDMLLAKPGDTKAIDPHVWFDTDLWAYSVKAVSEGLAQLDPEHADTYHANAEKYIDTLKEIRVYAEEQLAQIPEESRVLVTAHDAFGYFGDAYGIEVMGLQGLSTDSEYGLKDVQNLVDLLVDRKIKAVFIESSISEKSINAVVEGAKEQEHEVMIGGSLYSDAMGEQGTEEGTYEGMYMHNIDTIVSALK; from the coding sequence ATGAAGAAAAAACTAATGTTATTGCTTACTAGTTTGTTAACTGTTATCATCTTAGCTACTGGATGTAGTGATGATACATCACAAACTAATAAATCAGATAGCCTTATTACGGTTACGACGACAATCGGTCAAATCGCAGATATTGTTGAAAATGTAGGCGGTGAGTATGTGGAAGTAACACCACTTATGGGGCCTGGGATAGATCCCCATTTATTTCAAGCTTCTCAAGGGGATATTAAAAAATTAAGTGAAGCAGATATTATTTTTTATAACGGACTACATTTAGAAGGGAAAATGAACGAAATATTTGAAAAAATGAGAGCTGAAAAGCCTACGTATGCTGTAAGTGAGACAGTTCCTGAAGATATGCTGTTAGCAAAACCTGGAGATACAAAAGCTATAGACCCGCATGTTTGGTTTGATACTGACCTTTGGGCATATTCTGTAAAAGCCGTTAGTGAGGGGTTAGCTCAATTGGACCCTGAGCATGCTGATACTTATCATGCCAATGCTGAAAAGTATATTGACACTTTAAAAGAAATAAGGGTATACGCTGAAGAACAGCTCGCTCAAATACCTGAAGAAAGTCGTGTTCTCGTTACAGCTCATGATGCATTTGGCTATTTCGGCGATGCATATGGTATTGAGGTAATGGGTTTACAAGGGTTAAGTACTGATTCAGAGTATGGTCTAAAAGATGTTCAAAATTTAGTAGATTTATTAGTTGATAGAAAAATTAAAGCAGTATTTATTGAGAGTAGTATTTCTGAAAAATCAATTAATGCTGTCGTTGAAGGTGCAAAAGAACAAGAACATGAAGTAATGATTGGGGGATCATTGTATTCAGATGCAATGGGGGAACAAGGAACTGAAGAAGGTACGTATGAAGGAATGTATATGCATAATATTGATACGATTGTTTCAGCGTTGAAATAA